From the genome of uncultured Methanobacterium sp.:
TAAAGTATTATTTAACTTATCAAACCTATTTCAATCTGGTTAAGACCATTGAGGATGATCCAGAGTTTGAGGAGAGGAAGGCCAAAAGGGTTCTCAGGAAATTCGTGGAGGAACATCGCCATGCCATCCGCCTTAAAACAGAGATCATGGTGGACCACTTCATGAACTCCACCCGAAACAAGATCAAGGGCCAGGCACGAGCCATGCTAGTTACAAGATCCAGATTACATGCAGTACTCTATAAACAGGAATTTGATAAGTACATCAAAAAAAGTGGTTATCCCATCAAGACCCTGGTGGCATTCACTGGTGAGGTTAAGCATGATGAGAAAAGTTACACTGAAAACTCCATGAATGACATTCCCAAGAATAAAACCATTGAAAATGCCTTTGTGGAGGATCCCTACCGGATTTTAATTGTGGCCAACAAGTATCAAACTGGATTTGACCAGCCACTCCTGCACACCATGTACGTGGATAAATCATTAAACGGTGTTGCAGCAGTTCAAACCCTAAGCAGAGTAAACCGGATAGCCGATAACAAGAGTGACACACTCATCCTGGACTTTGCCAATGAAACAGATACCATCCTAAAATCATTTGAACCCTACTACAAGGCCACCTACTTGGAGGAAGGCACTGATCCTCATAAACTGTATGAATTACAGGATAAACTCCTCGATTATCGGATATTCGACATGGACGAAGTTGATGAATTTGTCAATGCCTATATGAAGGGTTCCAAGCAGCCAGAACTTCATTACATTTTGGATCAGGTTAAAAAGGAATTTGTATTGCTGGAAGATGAAAGTCAGGTAGGTTTTAAGAAGGCTCTGTGGAGATACCAGAATATTTATTCGTTTTTATCCCAGTTAATGCCATTTAGTGATGTGAACTTGGAAAAACTCTTTATCTTTAACAAATACTTGATTAAGAAACTTCCAACCATTAATGGCCCTATACCTTTCAGTGTTCTTGAGGATGTGGATATGGATTCATATAAGGTAGTGGATAAAGGTGAAGCCTATTTTGATTTAAATGGTGGTGAAGGATTAAAACCACCTTCAGCTGGGGATACTGGAACCAGAGAAGAAGAAAAAGAAAAACTTTCTCAAATCATTCAAGATTTAAATGATGCTTTTGGCACGGACTTCACAGATGATGACCGAGTATTCTTAGAGCGGGTAAAAGATAACCTTCTGGGGAATGATGAACTGGTTAAGAAAATGGAACACAATTCTCCGGAGAATGTTCGGGCTGTTTTTGATAAATATTTCAACCAGGAAATGACCGGACTTTTAAAGAGTAATATGGATTTCTATAAGCGAGTGGCTGATAATGAGAAATTAAGGGATAAATTGAAGATTGCTTTGTTTGATTTGCTTTATGAGGATTTTAATCAGGAATAAAAATTTTTCATCTGAATTATGGATCATGTGTAAAATCACATGAACTGCGAGACTACTTAAATCTAGAATCTATAGGGGTATAATTTATTCAATGCAAGTCTTCCGTGGATGATCGAGATAATGTTTTAGTGTGGTCACGTTTACATGTAATCGACTTTGTTCATTCGGTGGAAGCGCAGATCTATCAAATCTTTTCTTATTTGATAACATACTCATTTCTATAATAGCTTCCATGGATCTAACCCCATGTTCATATTTAGGAACTTCAATTAATGCGTTTAGAACAGAATTATCAATATGAGCTTCTTTTCTACCGTTTGAACATTTAAAAATGTTTTTTGCATTTTTTTCGAGAATATTTCTTAAAACAAATGCTCTTCGTATCATATAATGATTATCTTCTTCTTCTGAAGGATATATCCTAATTTTGGGTGGGTATACCCTTATTTTCAAAATATTTCTTAATTTGATATTAAGGTATTTACCTTCATTGGAGTATTTTTTATTCCTACCTGGTTTTTTATTGATACCTTCTATGTCCACATGCCCCCTCAATCTACTTACAAAATCAGAACCTTTATCCTTAGTTTTATCTTTGTTAAATTCATCAAAAGTTTTTTTAGTACCTCCCGCGAATACAAAAATACATTTACCTATAGGGTGAATTGTATCCCCTGTTTTAAATTTTCCGTCATTCATTGGGGCTAAAAAATATTTTAACCAAGCAAAATTGTCTCCATTAAGTTTAGAATCAAATTCATCAAAAAAAACCAATGGTATTTTACCATCTAAAACAGTGCTCTGAACAATATGGAAAGCATTAAACAAATCTTTCGGTGATTGAAATTGGGATAGATTAAATTCTAATGGTTCGATATCTTTTCTAATAGTTTTAGCAATTTGTTTAACAGCAAACGATTTACCAGTTCCAGGAGGTCCAAAAACAGCTATAGATAATGGAATATTCGTTTTTTTATGTATATATTCATTTATAAGATTTTTAATGCTTTGAAAACTTTCAATTTCACTCCGGTCTGCAGTACTTAATTTATTGAACTTGGCGATTGGCACTCTCAAATTATCGCTTTCACCATATCTTACTATTTGACATGCAGTTTGATAGATTTTGTCCTGATCTGTACCTATGATATTGTCAATTATTTTCCAACCCTCTTTTTCATATGTACATTGTTCGATCGACTTAAATTCAGGACCTTCAATTACATTTTGGATGTTTTTAAATGGATAATTCATCTTTTTATAATTTACCGAAATTTCATTTCTTTTAATAAAACCAATTTTTTGAATTTCACGGCAAGCAACAATCCCTTTTTTAATTCCATTTTCCAAAATTTGATCCTTCTGATATTCATGTATTAATCCTGAAACAAAAGCACTGCCAAAACCTTGCATTTTACCCGGATATTTTTGTTCAATATCTCCTTCAAAAAATTTTGGATCGAAAAATAAGGTGTATTTTTTCATACTGTTATTGTTCTGATAAAGTATTGCACCGTCTACTCCAAATCTAACAATCAAATTTTGACAATCATAAAGTTTCTTAAGCATTAACACATCAGAATTTTGGTCTTTATTATTTTCAATTTTTTCTGGAATTTTTTCCATTTCTTTCAAAAAATCATAGGCAGTCCTTTCCCATGATAAACTCCTACTAATACGTAAACCACTGTTACGCAAATCTTCAGCAGTTATAATAACAATTAAATTATTTTTATCTTCTATTTTGTCCCAAACCTTAGATATATCTTCATAAGACAAAAATCTGCTTATTTTGTGAATAAAATATGTATCTGGCCCAATACATTTTTCGATTTGGTTCCAAGAATTTTCATATTCTTTGCCACGGAATCTATTTCCAGAATCATCAACTATTACGATAATTCGGGCATGTCCCTCAAAATTATGGAAGTTTAATGCAGGTATTTCGACATTTTCTGGACCTCTAAAACCAAAAAACTGTTTAACTCGATAGGGCTCTGGATTTTCTTTTGTTTTATCATACCTTTCCAATACACACATGGAATTCAGTATTTTTGAACTAGAACAAATTTTTTTATGTGTAATTATATTATCATAATTAAATGACAATCTAAGAATGTCCGCAAGAAGTAAAGCCCCTCCATTTAAAGATTCAATGTTATATTGATCATAACCTTCTCTCCAGTTTTCTTGTGAATGTTTATCATCATCTTCCCAATGTAACCAATCTAAGGTCACATCTCCCGCAACAATGATTTTATCTTTTTCAGAGGATTTTTCAGTCCGTTCAGATTCTTTAGACATAAGCACACCTATGATATCTGTCAAATGTACGAATGATCATCTTTTAAAATAAATATTACTTATATATTTCCTATTATGTTTAAAATAAAATATAGATCTATAATTTTCAATGATATAACTCAAAATATATCACAAATTAAACGATTATGAATAAGAAGATAAGTACTTACTGTATTTAAAGGTAGTATTATAAATTTGTCCAATTAAACTCCTTACTAGATAAGATAGGGGATAAAGTTCTCATTTAATACTTTGCAACTTTTGGGGAGATTGTGAAGAAACCTTAAGTAAGGTAATCTCCGATAAAAATTATATCTGGACCAAGGACCATGTGAAAAACTACATGACTGATGCTAACCTGAAAGAAGAGGTTTCTCTTGAGGGAATGAAACCAGTTTTGAGTGATTCTAAATTTAAAACAATAATTAAACAGTTAAAATAGTTAGGGGGAATTCAAATTAAAAAAATGTGGATGGTAAGAGCAGGCGAAGGAGCTTTTTTAATTGACCGTTTTAAAAATGAAAATAAAGTTGTGATAGGATGGGAAATAGGCGATCTGACAAATGTTAAAAATCTGGATGAAATCAAAAATTTGTTAAGAGAACATTCAGACTGGAAAGATGGTCAAATAAACATTGCAGCATCTCAGATCAGTAAATTTCGTTTTGATTTTAAAAAAAATGACTATGTGATTTCTTATGACCCACAAGAACGTGTATATTTAGTGGGTGAACTCTCGTCAGACTATATGTACGATGATAAGTTTTATCCAGATAATCCTTTGGAATATTGTGATGTAAGACTGGTAAATTGGTTAGGAACTGTAAATCGAGATGATCTTTCCACTTCCACCAAAAATACATTAGGGGCCATATCCACAATATTCAAAATTAATCCCACTGCATCCAAAGAGATTCTCGATGCTCTTAAGGGAATTAAACACTCTGAAGGGGAAGAAGCGGAAGATGAGGAACTAATCAGTTTAAAACAGGATATATTAGCTAAATCCCAGGAATTTATCAAAGATAAAATGTTAGATCTTGGTTGGGAAGAAATGCAGGAGTTAGTTGCCGGTGTGCTTAGAGCAATGGGCTACAAGACAATAGTATCTTCCAAAGGACCAGATCGTGGCCGTGACATTTTAGCTTCGCCAGACGGTCTGGGACTAAGTGAACCACGAATAGTAGTTGAAGTAAAACATAGGAAAGGTCAAATGGGATCTCCTGAGATTAGGAGCTTTACTGGTGGTTTAAGACCTGGTGATAAAGGTTTGTATGTATCTACAGGAGGATACAGTAAAGAGGCAAAGTATGAAGGTGAAAGATCTAATAATCCAGTCACACTCGTAGATGCAGACATGCTCGTCAGCCTAATAATCCAGTACTATGATAAGTTTGATACTGATGCAAGGTCTTTAATTCCTTTGACTAAGATTTATTGGCCAACTTAACTTAATTATCAGGGGATTAAGCTGGTGTTTGATGAATTAAATCAACTAAAAACAAATAATCTCAAAAGGGCCCATAGCTCTTTTTTAGGATAGAGGATTTCAAAGGATTTTCCATCATCTTTTCCTACAGGGTGGAATTTCTCGCAACTATAGCCATAACAGTATTATAAAATAAAAATCATTAGTATGTAAAGATAAATTAGGGGGATGTAAATTATGGACAACAACCAAAAAAACTTTGTTTTGTATATATTGGGAGTAGTAGGGCTTTTAATTTTGCTTGGAGGAATATTTGGTCTTTATGATTGGAAATATGGCGTAATTATAGCTGTAGTAATCTGGGTAATAGGCGGTGCTTACCGAACGTACTTTGGTGTCCCCTCTAACAGATAGAAGTCTAAAATTTTAAATCTATTTTATCTCTTTTTTTCACAAGTAAAAATAGCAGTAACCCTTGCATTTTACGTAATTATTTTTCCCTTAATTTTTTTGATCTTAGGAAATGACTATGGTAAATTTCTAAATTTCTTATTTTCAGAATTATGGAGAATTTATCCCTAAAATTACAAACTAATTCACGAGTTGCAAGAATATATCTAAATGGACAAAAAATGTAACCTTTTTTAATTCAACAGATCACAAATATTAAATATTGAAAAGTGTATTTCAATTAAATAAGGAGAATTTCTATAAACACTTCGGTATTTGGTTTTAATCTAAGTGTATAGATTATTTAAATGTGTTTTTATAGAATTTGCCAT
Proteins encoded in this window:
- a CDS encoding AAA family ATPase; the encoded protein is MSKESERTEKSSEKDKIIVAGDVTLDWLHWEDDDKHSQENWREGYDQYNIESLNGGALLLADILRLSFNYDNIITHKKICSSSKILNSMCVLERYDKTKENPEPYRVKQFFGFRGPENVEIPALNFHNFEGHARIIVIVDDSGNRFRGKEYENSWNQIEKCIGPDTYFIHKISRFLSYEDISKVWDKIEDKNNLIVIITAEDLRNSGLRISRSLSWERTAYDFLKEMEKIPEKIENNKDQNSDVLMLKKLYDCQNLIVRFGVDGAILYQNNNSMKKYTLFFDPKFFEGDIEQKYPGKMQGFGSAFVSGLIHEYQKDQILENGIKKGIVACREIQKIGFIKRNEISVNYKKMNYPFKNIQNVIEGPEFKSIEQCTYEKEGWKIIDNIIGTDQDKIYQTACQIVRYGESDNLRVPIAKFNKLSTADRSEIESFQSIKNLINEYIHKKTNIPLSIAVFGPPGTGKSFAVKQIAKTIRKDIEPLEFNLSQFQSPKDLFNAFHIVQSTVLDGKIPLVFFDEFDSKLNGDNFAWLKYFLAPMNDGKFKTGDTIHPIGKCIFVFAGGTKKTFDEFNKDKTKDKGSDFVSRLRGHVDIEGINKKPGRNKKYSNEGKYLNIKLRNILKIRVYPPKIRIYPSEEEDNHYMIRRAFVLRNILEKNAKNIFKCSNGRKEAHIDNSVLNALIEVPKYEHGVRSMEAIIEMSMLSNKKRFDRSALPPNEQSRLHVNVTTLKHYLDHPRKTCIE
- a CDS encoding restriction endonuclease, yielding MWMVRAGEGAFLIDRFKNENKVVIGWEIGDLTNVKNLDEIKNLLREHSDWKDGQINIAASQISKFRFDFKKNDYVISYDPQERVYLVGELSSDYMYDDKFYPDNPLEYCDVRLVNWLGTVNRDDLSTSTKNTLGAISTIFKINPTASKEILDALKGIKHSEGEEAEDEELISLKQDILAKSQEFIKDKMLDLGWEEMQELVAGVLRAMGYKTIVSSKGPDRGRDILASPDGLGLSEPRIVVEVKHRKGQMGSPEIRSFTGGLRPGDKGLYVSTGGYSKEAKYEGERSNNPVTLVDADMLVSLIIQYYDKFDTDARSLIPLTKIYWPT